A portion of the Daphnia magna isolate NIES linkage group LG4, ASM2063170v1.1, whole genome shotgun sequence genome contains these proteins:
- the LOC116920733 gene encoding vascular endothelial growth factor receptor 3 isoform X2, protein MFLSLTPFVDCGLCKPSFMSMHLAVVLLCFSPVIRGESSVQHVRDDKNIWLMTPNGTHRVVDANSALTITCIYVYADDPESHFKNFSGKWQMPPFLARYPQITNAIERFSQATDRNETHMSWTMTLDNVTHQDTGYFTFIYGEMEMKQYIYVFDETNLVTMNDKSYFPDYYLFFFHQGELGVQIPCKPTHPNVTVSLIQIEALNVINPELQDLLAEPNSSWSYGPERGLTLKDVTIGNTGNYKCVGTMNNVTDEKHFTITVKGMELERVGDPKDPLVGSNITLICRSIFPEVKYPAPPEWAYQINNAIGIQVINETDPPEGFRIQTEGEKQKHNTSGFNLNYYESRLHLFKINKNTYTTYQCKANKYKDAVTKTISFRIKDQTNDPTSEFILVEKEGTATIFTVAFSLTLIILILLGIGIGVKMHLDKKKQTLHGMKKLLGGSTKEINRQLSLEEQTEYLPYDKRWEFPRYRLKLGTQLGVGCFGRVVKAEAVGVKRAQETVKTVAVKMVKSQTNIAALENLVSELKILIYLGSHLNVVNLLGACTKRIRKGELLVIVEYCRYGNLQAYLVNHRHKFINLVDEFGNMKSENETDDVDHVGRCLSLEESHSGTENQNDLTQLKNATKYNEEETDLVTTLNEPFSTRDLISWSFQIARGMNYLSSKNVLHGDLAARNVLLADDGVVKVADFGMAKKMYYERNYEKTGQGLMPVKWMAIESLTDRIFSSQSDVWSYGVLLWELFSLGKVPYPGMDAGHLLVQVIRKGYRMERPDYAPNFFGEILFDCWKGEPNERPTFSQLEETICSHMETSISSTYLNLNAAYVKMNEEKDTARPTDLFGLAKMLNEKSQLNDKLQCDNESHSRKTENAVRYSMFPQRI, encoded by the exons atgtttctttcaCTGACCCCCTTTGTTGATTGTGGGTTGTGCAAGCCCTCCTTCATGTCCATGCACTTGGCAGTAGTTTTACTGTGTTTTTCCCCAGTGATCAGAGGTGAAAGTAGCGTCCAACATGTCAGAGATGACAAAAATATTTGGCTGATGACTCCAAATGGCACGCATCGCGTAGTCGATGCCAATTCCGCTCTCACAATTACTTGCATTTACGTTTATGCGGACGATCCTGAAAGTCATTTCAAGAATTTTTCCGGGAAATGGCAAATGCCACCCTTCCTCGCCAGATATCCGCAA ATCACGAACGCAATTGAACGTTTCAGCCAGGCAACTGATAGGAACGAAACCCACATGTCATGGACAATGACATTGGATAACGTCACTCATCAAGACACGGGCTATTTTACATTCATCTACGGCGAAATGGAGATGAAACAATACATTTACGTCTTTG ATGAAACAAACCTCGTCACCATGAACGACAAGAGTTACTTCCCCGACTATTACCTGTTCTTTTTCCATCAAGGGGAATTGGGTGTTCAAATTCCATGCAAGCCGACCCATCCAAATGTCACCGTTTCCCTCATCCAGATTGAAGCACTCAACGTCATCAATCCAGAACTTCAG GATCTGCTTGCTGAACCCAACTCCAGTTGGAGTTATGGACCGGAACGCGGACTAACGTTGAAAGATGTGACGATTGGAAACACCGGCAATTACAAATGCGTTGGTACAATGAACAACGTCACGGATGAGAAACATTTCACAATTACTGTCAAAG GAATGGAGTTGGAGAGAGTTGGCGATCCGAAAGATCCGCTGGTAGGAAGTAACATCACTCTGATATGTCGTTCCATTTTCCCCGAAGTTAAATATCCTGCTCCTCCCGAATGGGCCTATCAGATCAATAATGCAATTGGAATCCAAGTTATAAATGAAACAGACCCGCCTGAAG GCTTTCGCATCCAGACGGAGggagaaaagcaaaaacacaACACGAGTGGTTTCAACCTGAACTATTACGAAAGTCGATTGCATTTGTttaagataaacaaaaacacgtaCACTACGTACCAATGCAAAGCCAACAAATACAAGGACGCGGTAACTAAAACAATTTCATTTCGGATCAAGG ATCAAACAAACGACCCTACATCAGAATTTATCTTGGTGGAAAAGGAAGGAACAGCAACAATTTTCACGGTCGCCTTTTCTTTAACTCTAATCATACTAATCTTACTCGGAATCGGCATTGGCGTCAAAATGCATCTCGATAAA aaaaaacaaacgttgCATGGAATGAAGAAGCTACTTGGAGGAAGCACAAAAGAAATCAATCGCCAGCTATCACTAGAGGAACAAACTGAATATCTACCTTACGATAAACGATGGGAATTCCCGAGGTATCGTCTCAAACTTG GTACTCAACTGGGAGTCGGATGCTTTGGGCGTGTTGTTAAAGCAGAAGCCGTGGGAGTCAAACGTGCTCAAGAGACAGTTAAAACTGTTGCCGTCAAAATGGTCAAATCGCAGACCAATATCGCTGCATTGGAAAATCTTGTTAGTGAATTGAAAATCCTGATCTATCTGGGCTCTCATCTTAACGTGGTTAATTTGCTGGGGGCCTGTACCAAACGCATACGCAAAG GTGAGCTGTTGGTTATCGTCGAGTACTGCCGATATGGTAATCTGCAAGCTTATTTGGTCAACCACCGCCACAAATTCATCAACCTCGTAGATGAATTTGGTAACATGAAATCAGAGAACGAAACAGACGACGTTGACCACGTGGGAAG ATGCCTAAGCTTGGAAGAAAGCCACTCTGGTACGGAGAATCAAAATGACCTTACACAATtgaaaaatgcaacaaaataCAACGAGGAAGAGACCGATCTGGTCACAACTTTAAATGAGCCGTTTTCCACTCGCGATTTGATTTCGTGGTCGTTTCAGATCGCCCGTGGAATGAATTACTTGTCTAGCAAAAAC GTGTTGCACGGCGATTTAGCTGCACGCAATGTTTTGCTGGCAGACGACGGTGTTGTCAAGGTGGCAGATTTCGGAATGGCTAAGAAAATGTACTACGAAAGAAACTATGAGAAAACCGGCCAG GGATTGATGCCAGTCAAGTGGATGGCCATTGAATCCCTGACGGATCGCATCTTTTCCAGTCAATCGGATGTCTGGTCGTACGGAGTTCTATTGTGGGAACTGTTTTCTCTGGGTAAAGTTCCATATCCAG GAATGGACGCTGGTCATTTACTGGTTCAAGTAATTCGAAAAGGATATCGTATGGAGAGACCAGACTACGCTCCCAATTTCTTTGGAGAAATCTTATTCGATTGTTGGAAAGGTGAACCGAATGAAAGGCCCACCTTCAGTCAACTGGAGGAGACGATCTGCAGTCACATGGAAACCTCAATCAGTTCCAC
- the LOC116920733 gene encoding vascular endothelial growth factor receptor 3 isoform X1 produces the protein MFLSLTPFVDCGLCKPSFMSMHLAVVLLCFSPVIRGESSVQHVRDDKNIWLMTPNGTHRVVDANSALTITCIYVYADDPESHFKNFSGKWQMPPFLARYPQITNAIERFSQATDRNETHMSWTMTLDNVTHQDTGYFTFIYGEMEMKQYIYVFDETNLVTMNDKSYFPDYYLFFFHQGELGVQIPCKPTHPNVTVSLIQIEALNVINPELQDLLAEPNSSWSYGPERGLTLKDVTIGNTGNYKCVGTMNNVTDEKHFTITVKGMELERVGDPKDPLVGSNITLICRSIFPEVKYPAPPEWAYQINNAIGIQVINETDPPEGFRIQTEGEKQKHNTSGFNLNYYESRLHLFKINKNTYTTYQCKANKYKDAVTKTISFRIKADQTNDPTSEFILVEKEGTATIFTVAFSLTLIILILLGIGIGVKMHLDKKKQTLHGMKKLLGGSTKEINRQLSLEEQTEYLPYDKRWEFPRYRLKLGTQLGVGCFGRVVKAEAVGVKRAQETVKTVAVKMVKSQTNIAALENLVSELKILIYLGSHLNVVNLLGACTKRIRKGELLVIVEYCRYGNLQAYLVNHRHKFINLVDEFGNMKSENETDDVDHVGRCLSLEESHSGTENQNDLTQLKNATKYNEEETDLVTTLNEPFSTRDLISWSFQIARGMNYLSSKNVLHGDLAARNVLLADDGVVKVADFGMAKKMYYERNYEKTGQGLMPVKWMAIESLTDRIFSSQSDVWSYGVLLWELFSLGKVPYPGMDAGHLLVQVIRKGYRMERPDYAPNFFGEILFDCWKGEPNERPTFSQLEETICSHMETSISSTYLNLNAAYVKMNEEKDTARPTDLFGLAKMLNEKSQLNDKLQCDNESHSRKTENAVRYSMFPQRI, from the exons atgtttctttcaCTGACCCCCTTTGTTGATTGTGGGTTGTGCAAGCCCTCCTTCATGTCCATGCACTTGGCAGTAGTTTTACTGTGTTTTTCCCCAGTGATCAGAGGTGAAAGTAGCGTCCAACATGTCAGAGATGACAAAAATATTTGGCTGATGACTCCAAATGGCACGCATCGCGTAGTCGATGCCAATTCCGCTCTCACAATTACTTGCATTTACGTTTATGCGGACGATCCTGAAAGTCATTTCAAGAATTTTTCCGGGAAATGGCAAATGCCACCCTTCCTCGCCAGATATCCGCAA ATCACGAACGCAATTGAACGTTTCAGCCAGGCAACTGATAGGAACGAAACCCACATGTCATGGACAATGACATTGGATAACGTCACTCATCAAGACACGGGCTATTTTACATTCATCTACGGCGAAATGGAGATGAAACAATACATTTACGTCTTTG ATGAAACAAACCTCGTCACCATGAACGACAAGAGTTACTTCCCCGACTATTACCTGTTCTTTTTCCATCAAGGGGAATTGGGTGTTCAAATTCCATGCAAGCCGACCCATCCAAATGTCACCGTTTCCCTCATCCAGATTGAAGCACTCAACGTCATCAATCCAGAACTTCAG GATCTGCTTGCTGAACCCAACTCCAGTTGGAGTTATGGACCGGAACGCGGACTAACGTTGAAAGATGTGACGATTGGAAACACCGGCAATTACAAATGCGTTGGTACAATGAACAACGTCACGGATGAGAAACATTTCACAATTACTGTCAAAG GAATGGAGTTGGAGAGAGTTGGCGATCCGAAAGATCCGCTGGTAGGAAGTAACATCACTCTGATATGTCGTTCCATTTTCCCCGAAGTTAAATATCCTGCTCCTCCCGAATGGGCCTATCAGATCAATAATGCAATTGGAATCCAAGTTATAAATGAAACAGACCCGCCTGAAG GCTTTCGCATCCAGACGGAGggagaaaagcaaaaacacaACACGAGTGGTTTCAACCTGAACTATTACGAAAGTCGATTGCATTTGTttaagataaacaaaaacacgtaCACTACGTACCAATGCAAAGCCAACAAATACAAGGACGCGGTAACTAAAACAATTTCATTTCGGATCAAGG CAGATCAAACAAACGACCCTACATCAGAATTTATCTTGGTGGAAAAGGAAGGAACAGCAACAATTTTCACGGTCGCCTTTTCTTTAACTCTAATCATACTAATCTTACTCGGAATCGGCATTGGCGTCAAAATGCATCTCGATAAA aaaaaacaaacgttgCATGGAATGAAGAAGCTACTTGGAGGAAGCACAAAAGAAATCAATCGCCAGCTATCACTAGAGGAACAAACTGAATATCTACCTTACGATAAACGATGGGAATTCCCGAGGTATCGTCTCAAACTTG GTACTCAACTGGGAGTCGGATGCTTTGGGCGTGTTGTTAAAGCAGAAGCCGTGGGAGTCAAACGTGCTCAAGAGACAGTTAAAACTGTTGCCGTCAAAATGGTCAAATCGCAGACCAATATCGCTGCATTGGAAAATCTTGTTAGTGAATTGAAAATCCTGATCTATCTGGGCTCTCATCTTAACGTGGTTAATTTGCTGGGGGCCTGTACCAAACGCATACGCAAAG GTGAGCTGTTGGTTATCGTCGAGTACTGCCGATATGGTAATCTGCAAGCTTATTTGGTCAACCACCGCCACAAATTCATCAACCTCGTAGATGAATTTGGTAACATGAAATCAGAGAACGAAACAGACGACGTTGACCACGTGGGAAG ATGCCTAAGCTTGGAAGAAAGCCACTCTGGTACGGAGAATCAAAATGACCTTACACAATtgaaaaatgcaacaaaataCAACGAGGAAGAGACCGATCTGGTCACAACTTTAAATGAGCCGTTTTCCACTCGCGATTTGATTTCGTGGTCGTTTCAGATCGCCCGTGGAATGAATTACTTGTCTAGCAAAAAC GTGTTGCACGGCGATTTAGCTGCACGCAATGTTTTGCTGGCAGACGACGGTGTTGTCAAGGTGGCAGATTTCGGAATGGCTAAGAAAATGTACTACGAAAGAAACTATGAGAAAACCGGCCAG GGATTGATGCCAGTCAAGTGGATGGCCATTGAATCCCTGACGGATCGCATCTTTTCCAGTCAATCGGATGTCTGGTCGTACGGAGTTCTATTGTGGGAACTGTTTTCTCTGGGTAAAGTTCCATATCCAG GAATGGACGCTGGTCATTTACTGGTTCAAGTAATTCGAAAAGGATATCGTATGGAGAGACCAGACTACGCTCCCAATTTCTTTGGAGAAATCTTATTCGATTGTTGGAAAGGTGAACCGAATGAAAGGCCCACCTTCAGTCAACTGGAGGAGACGATCTGCAGTCACATGGAAACCTCAATCAGTTCCAC